In a single window of the Hyalangium gracile genome:
- a CDS encoding trypsin-like serine peptidase: MTIKRFGVACIASLALGACGTEELDSSTSEPVTSTQEQTLEVPADWIGHQLGLSAPRLRPVEKVTRFAQLQPGELPAIRKIEPQLGLEKPGGQIRTMGPDGTIYEVVVPEADLARVGFELRQRNLTGSSFPSEAPRSESGWSNGIDSRARSVNTASDWPRDTIGVVSPNGSSWCTGTLFEDRLVLTAFHCLWDGYGNWVGGAQFRAGQDGTTQPYAAVDHTWKYWDQGFVDNECHKWKVTGYRQVCEKYDWAVLVLGTTPRSSTGVAPGYMGVYYNSSDSGVSSYTKYHYGYPGCGSGGAPAGCVNNSMWGQSFACTTGSFFNSVNGWNRNFYHGCDMSGGHSGGPLYSWSPGSNGPYLLATNIAESCTGSDCTGTTPNIAFRIDQWLGDLMMYWRSIY; encoded by the coding sequence ATGACGATCAAGCGTTTCGGCGTGGCATGCATCGCTTCGCTCGCCCTCGGCGCGTGCGGCACCGAGGAGCTCGACTCCAGCACGAGCGAGCCCGTCACCTCCACCCAGGAGCAGACGCTCGAGGTGCCCGCCGACTGGATCGGCCACCAGCTGGGCCTGAGCGCGCCCCGCCTCCGCCCGGTGGAGAAGGTGACCCGCTTCGCCCAGCTCCAGCCGGGGGAGCTGCCGGCCATCCGGAAGATCGAGCCCCAGCTCGGGCTGGAGAAACCGGGCGGGCAGATCCGCACGATGGGCCCGGACGGGACGATCTACGAGGTGGTCGTGCCGGAGGCGGACCTGGCGCGGGTGGGATTCGAGCTGCGGCAGCGCAACCTCACCGGCAGCAGCTTTCCCTCGGAGGCGCCGCGCAGCGAGAGCGGGTGGTCCAACGGCATCGACAGCCGGGCGCGGTCGGTCAACACGGCCTCGGACTGGCCTCGGGACACCATCGGCGTGGTGTCTCCCAATGGCTCGAGCTGGTGCACGGGCACCCTGTTCGAGGATCGGCTGGTGCTGACCGCGTTCCACTGCCTGTGGGACGGCTACGGCAACTGGGTGGGCGGCGCGCAGTTCCGCGCGGGCCAGGACGGCACCACGCAGCCCTACGCCGCCGTCGACCACACGTGGAAGTACTGGGACCAGGGCTTCGTGGACAACGAGTGCCACAAGTGGAAGGTGACGGGCTACCGCCAGGTCTGCGAGAAGTATGACTGGGCGGTGCTGGTGCTCGGCACCACGCCGCGCAGCTCGACCGGCGTGGCGCCCGGCTACATGGGCGTCTATTACAACTCCTCGGACAGCGGGGTGAGCTCGTACACGAAGTACCACTACGGCTACCCGGGCTGCGGCTCCGGCGGGGCTCCGGCGGGCTGCGTGAACAACTCCATGTGGGGGCAGAGCTTCGCCTGCACCACGGGCTCGTTCTTCAACTCGGTGAACGGGTGGAACCGGAACTTCTACCACGGCTGTGACATGTCCGGCGGGCACAGCGGCGGGCCGCTCTACTCGTGGAGCCCGGGCTCCAACGGCCCCTACCTGCTGGCCACCAACATCGCCGAGTCGTGCACGGGCTCGGACTGCACCGGCACCACGCCGAACATCGCGTTCCGCATCGATCAGTGGCTGGGCGACCTGATGATGTACTGGCGCTCCATCTACTGA
- a CDS encoding ADYC domain-containing protein — MTTITKLVAVVLMASGVSGCHWLFPKKDPATTSSVLPINDCGISNCGLSMATANLDATECPTGQCDPDGNGLGIYVVEGGNYCFKDEGSGRLGFCPEAFVNTPNGPVLKGRSAASGNMRFEQYTLGATVDGQSAKVLSINGAGSALSITYSLQGSQRTAMGADLSRVTLQLIAGTAGTRYELSVKPEGVSPESIHGYKVQYRSVFAGKPGIWAQHCLRQDQSPDVVSFLPGRTINGMNAAVTTDGLVTTMGCGSGAIVTCLNWGYKPWEPQTAQSDERRSYVYGACLQAKRAAYFVRFNDLKSYTATGTPILKRDQYGFGHSQDPIDERNIEALWSPGGALCLTEEHRRHKQDIPIGNYHGLKPCGSPLEWTPDAKLATAQPQP; from the coding sequence GTGACGACAATCACGAAGCTCGTGGCGGTGGTCTTGATGGCCAGCGGCGTGAGCGGCTGCCATTGGCTGTTCCCCAAGAAGGACCCGGCCACCACCTCGAGCGTGCTGCCCATCAATGACTGCGGCATCAGCAACTGCGGCCTCAGCATGGCCACGGCGAATCTGGATGCGACGGAGTGCCCCACGGGGCAGTGCGATCCGGATGGCAACGGCCTGGGCATCTATGTGGTGGAGGGCGGCAACTACTGCTTCAAGGATGAGGGGAGCGGGCGGCTGGGCTTCTGTCCGGAGGCCTTCGTCAATACCCCGAACGGGCCGGTGCTCAAGGGGCGGAGCGCCGCGAGCGGGAACATGCGGTTCGAGCAGTACACCCTCGGCGCCACGGTCGACGGCCAGAGCGCGAAGGTGCTCAGCATCAACGGGGCGGGCAGCGCGCTCTCCATCACGTACAGCCTCCAGGGTTCCCAGCGCACCGCGATGGGGGCCGACCTGAGCCGGGTGACGCTCCAGCTCATCGCCGGCACGGCGGGGACTCGCTACGAGCTGAGCGTGAAGCCCGAGGGCGTATCACCCGAGTCCATCCACGGCTACAAGGTCCAATACCGCTCGGTCTTCGCGGGCAAGCCCGGCATCTGGGCGCAGCACTGCCTGCGGCAGGACCAGAGCCCGGACGTCGTCTCCTTCCTCCCGGGCCGGACTATCAATGGCATGAACGCGGCCGTCACCACCGACGGCCTGGTGACGACGATGGGGTGCGGCTCCGGCGCCATCGTCACGTGCCTCAACTGGGGCTACAAGCCGTGGGAGCCCCAGACGGCCCAGTCCGACGAGAGGCGCAGCTATGTCTACGGCGCCTGTCTCCAGGCCAAGCGCGCGGCGTACTTCGTCCGCTTCAACGATCTCAAGAGCTACACCGCCACCGGCACCCCGATCCTCAAGCGGGACCAGTACGGGTTTGGCCACTCCCAGGATCCGATCGACGAGCGGAACATCGAGGCGCTCTGGAGCCCTGGCGGCGCGCTGTGCCTCACCGAGGAGCACCGGCGGCACAAGCAGGACATCCCCATCGGCAACTACCACGGCCTGAAGCCCTGCGGCTCGCCGCTGGAGTGGACGCCCGACGCCAAGCTCGCCACCGCCCAGCCGCAGCCCTGA
- a CDS encoding serine/threonine-protein kinase, which produces MPDPADKAPVLEPTLVPELPASTEAAQPTLAGEQSSEGVSAPAPTEGPGEQFPVSQWSRYEFISLLGRGGMGEVYKARDRLLGRTVALKFIRGADPDLVMRFLQEARAQARIDHPHVCKVYEAGEVNGKAYIAMQVVGGERLDRAAASMSLPEKLQVMKDAALAMHEAHRLGVIHRDLKPSNILVERGEDGRCFPVIMDFGLAYEVSHGHGLTVTGALMGTPSYMAPEQARGELRSIDRRSDVYSLGATLYELLAGEAPFTDTTLVDTLNKVLHEEPPPLRSRVPQLESDLEIIVLKCLNKEPSQRYPSARALAEDLARFIDGEPILGRRPSLMYRLRRRARKHRALVGVSAASLATILVLSAFGVRSWLEARRTQQQSEERARLAEQLGQQVKEIEWFLRTTYALPLHDTSQEQQLVRERMAGISARQHELDAHGQGLVHHALGRGYLAMHEFENAHQELTRARERGIDSPELHYALGRVLGELFHQAMEETRRGGDAAWVAEQQRALEKQYLEPALQSLERSRGIDLESPRYLEGLIALYRREYDVAEQAAAEAIARAPWVYEARKLAGDVAYARAMERLERGEYDAARERLLEADRLYAQAVESGRSDAWNYEALSQVWLQQAEIDKRQGRSRKESVERALEAADKGIQAAALRSSSHTQKAYVLMHWYRVMNFERGGQEPKPILSQWLATASRAVELDARNAHAYDTLGYAWFMRGLQEAWERQDPSRSWDEATAMLTRALELEPDYLWGLNDLGLVQRWRGNYQREHGQDPTQAYAEAERHFRRAAASDPKYLFAHSNLVDLYNAMASYRLSRGLDPEAEVQKALEAGQQAFAIDKNLYSALNHVASAELTRARYLVDTQADPRPAIARAFQHLDQSLSINAKAGRTSFYRALGHLLLALHALKEERDPATALEAGRQALAESLRNDPRCADCRILHARLSLTEADQAKRQGRPVLPHLRQALAEAQQAVKMYPYYESHLELARAWWKLARALPPREAVNAVTEGLGQTQLALQLDPNLAHAHALRGALLLERARTERQTEARRDAARESKAALARAFELNPLLRWQYEDTAREAEAMGSPPG; this is translated from the coding sequence ATGCCGGACCCTGCGGACAAAGCGCCAGTCCTCGAGCCCACCCTCGTTCCGGAGCTCCCCGCGTCCACGGAGGCGGCGCAGCCGACACTGGCCGGGGAGCAGTCCTCCGAGGGCGTGTCGGCCCCCGCCCCCACGGAGGGGCCGGGCGAGCAGTTCCCCGTCTCCCAGTGGAGCCGCTATGAGTTCATCTCGCTGCTGGGCCGGGGCGGCATGGGCGAGGTGTACAAGGCCCGCGATCGGCTCCTGGGGCGCACCGTCGCGCTGAAGTTCATCCGCGGCGCGGACCCCGACCTGGTCATGCGCTTCCTCCAGGAAGCGCGCGCCCAGGCCCGCATCGATCACCCCCACGTCTGCAAGGTCTACGAGGCGGGTGAGGTCAACGGGAAGGCCTATATCGCCATGCAGGTGGTGGGCGGCGAGCGGCTCGACCGGGCCGCCGCGAGCATGTCCCTGCCCGAGAAGCTGCAGGTGATGAAGGACGCGGCCCTGGCCATGCACGAGGCCCACAGGCTGGGCGTCATCCACCGCGACCTCAAGCCCTCCAACATCCTGGTCGAGCGCGGCGAGGACGGGCGCTGCTTCCCCGTCATCATGGACTTCGGCCTGGCGTACGAGGTCAGCCATGGCCACGGCCTCACCGTGACGGGCGCGCTGATGGGCACGCCGTCGTACATGGCGCCCGAGCAGGCCCGCGGTGAGCTGCGGAGCATCGATCGCCGCTCGGATGTCTACAGCCTCGGCGCGACGCTCTACGAGCTGCTGGCCGGCGAGGCCCCCTTCACCGATACCACCCTCGTGGACACCCTGAACAAGGTGCTCCATGAGGAGCCGCCGCCCCTGCGCTCGCGGGTGCCACAGCTCGAGAGCGATCTGGAGATCATCGTCCTCAAGTGCCTGAACAAGGAGCCCAGCCAGCGCTATCCGTCCGCGCGCGCGCTGGCCGAGGATCTGGCCCGCTTCATCGACGGCGAGCCCATCCTCGGGCGGCGGCCGAGCCTGATGTACCGGCTGCGGCGGCGAGCGCGGAAGCACCGCGCGCTGGTGGGTGTCTCAGCGGCGTCGCTGGCGACCATCCTGGTCCTCTCCGCCTTCGGTGTGCGCTCGTGGCTGGAGGCCCGGCGCACCCAGCAGCAGTCCGAGGAGCGCGCTCGGCTGGCGGAGCAGCTCGGGCAGCAGGTGAAGGAGATCGAGTGGTTCCTGCGCACCACCTACGCGCTGCCGCTGCACGACACCAGCCAGGAGCAGCAGCTGGTCCGCGAGCGCATGGCGGGAATCTCCGCCCGACAGCACGAGCTGGACGCGCACGGCCAGGGGCTCGTCCACCATGCCCTGGGGCGCGGCTACCTGGCGATGCACGAGTTCGAGAACGCGCACCAGGAGCTGACTCGCGCGCGCGAGCGGGGGATCGACTCGCCCGAGCTGCACTACGCGCTGGGGCGGGTGCTCGGAGAGCTGTTCCACCAGGCCATGGAGGAGACGCGCCGCGGCGGTGACGCGGCCTGGGTGGCCGAGCAGCAGCGCGCGCTCGAGAAGCAGTACCTGGAGCCCGCGCTCCAGTCGCTGGAGCGGAGCCGGGGGATCGATCTGGAGTCCCCGCGCTACCTCGAGGGGCTCATCGCCCTCTACCGCCGGGAGTACGACGTGGCGGAGCAGGCCGCGGCGGAGGCCATCGCCCGGGCGCCCTGGGTGTACGAGGCCCGGAAGCTCGCGGGGGACGTGGCCTATGCCCGCGCCATGGAGCGGCTGGAGCGTGGCGAGTACGACGCGGCGCGCGAGCGGCTGCTGGAAGCGGACCGCCTGTACGCGCAGGCGGTGGAGTCCGGCCGCAGCGACGCGTGGAACTACGAGGCCCTCTCCCAGGTATGGCTGCAGCAGGCGGAGATCGACAAGCGGCAGGGCCGCTCACGCAAGGAGTCGGTCGAGCGCGCCCTGGAGGCGGCGGACAAGGGCATCCAGGCGGCGGCGCTGCGCTCCTCCAGCCACACCCAGAAGGCCTATGTGCTGATGCACTGGTACCGGGTGATGAACTTCGAGCGAGGCGGGCAGGAGCCCAAGCCCATCCTCTCCCAGTGGCTCGCCACCGCCTCGCGCGCCGTGGAGCTGGATGCGCGCAACGCCCACGCCTACGACACGCTGGGCTACGCCTGGTTCATGCGCGGGCTCCAGGAGGCATGGGAGCGCCAGGATCCGAGCCGCTCCTGGGACGAGGCCACCGCCATGCTCACCCGGGCGCTGGAGCTCGAGCCCGACTATCTCTGGGGGCTGAACGATCTGGGGCTCGTCCAACGCTGGAGGGGAAACTACCAGCGGGAGCACGGCCAGGATCCCACCCAGGCCTACGCGGAGGCGGAGCGCCACTTCCGCCGCGCGGCGGCCAGCGACCCGAAGTACCTCTTCGCCCACTCGAACCTGGTGGACCTGTACAACGCGATGGCGTCGTACCGCCTCTCGCGTGGGCTCGATCCCGAGGCGGAGGTCCAGAAGGCGCTCGAGGCCGGCCAGCAGGCCTTCGCCATCGACAAGAACCTCTACTCGGCGCTCAACCACGTGGCCAGCGCGGAGCTGACGCGCGCCCGGTACCTCGTGGACACCCAGGCAGATCCGCGCCCGGCGATCGCGCGGGCCTTCCAGCACCTCGACCAGTCCCTGAGCATCAACGCCAAGGCCGGGCGGACGTCCTTCTACCGGGCCCTGGGCCACCTGCTGCTGGCGCTCCATGCGCTGAAGGAGGAGCGTGACCCGGCCACCGCGCTCGAGGCGGGGCGGCAGGCGCTGGCGGAGTCCCTCCGCAACGATCCGCGCTGCGCCGACTGCCGGATCCTCCATGCGCGGCTGAGCCTGACGGAGGCGGACCAGGCGAAGCGGCAGGGGCGCCCCGTCCTGCCGCACCTCCGGCAGGCGCTCGCCGAGGCGCAGCAGGCCGTGAAGATGTACCCCTATTACGAGTCCCACCTGGAGCTGGCCCGGGCCTGGTGGAAGCTGGCTCGGGCGCTGCCGCCGCGAGAGGCCGTGAACGCCGTCACCGAGGGCCTGGGGCAGACCCAGCTGGCGCTCCAGCTCGACCCGAACCTGGCCCACGCCCACGCCCTTCGCGGAGCCCTGCTGCTGGAGCGGGCGCGGACGGAGCGCCAGACCGAGGCCCGCCGCGACGCCGCCCGTGAGAGCAAGGCCGCGCTCGCGAGGGCCTTCGAGCTCAATCCCCTGCTGCGGTGGCAGTACGAGGACACCGCGCGGGAGGCGGAGGCGATGGGCTCGCCTCCGGGATGA